In one window of Tripterygium wilfordii isolate XIE 37 chromosome 1, ASM1340144v1, whole genome shotgun sequence DNA:
- the LOC120001925 gene encoding nuclear transport factor 2-like: protein MTTPFPIPVTAAQVGTYFVGQYYQVLQSQPDFVHQFYSDASTMLRIDGTTRETATGMLQIHALILSLNYTGIEIKTAHSLESWNGGVLVMVSGSVQVKNLSGKGKFMQTFFLAPQEKGYFVLNDIFHFVDEEPIHHHPAILLAQSNLDAKFNPSSMIAEPVSNYLLGGEIQARDFVVPADLRENGPIDNYSFTEQELQQVPEPETVLVDNAAEENGTFQNSFKTVQDQLPASVEEPVGEPQKHTYASILRVAKVQSATSVSPQPTVNKNALPALESNHASQATQQAVASSDAFEWSGGETMEEFSAIEDEDEVKSVYVRNLLPTTSEAEIEEEFRKFGEIKPDGVVIRSRKDVGVCYAFVEFEDISGVHNAVRVGTAQVAGRPVYIEERRPNSIPYRVGRGRGRGRGSYQTDAPRGHFGARSLGRGSGYDGSDREYSRMRGNGYHRQSPRQDRGLSAHQVSRSGHYQSEYAA, encoded by the exons ATGACCACTCCGTTTCCGATTCCGGTCACTGCTGCTcag GTGGGGACGTACTTTGTGGGTCAGTACTATCAGGTACTTCAGTCGCAGCCGGACTTTGTGCACCAATTTTACAGTGACGCCAGCACAATGCTTCGGATTGATGGAACCACCAGAGAAACTGCCACCGGGATGCTG CAAATTCATGCACTCATATTGTCGCTCAATTATACGGGTATTGAAATCAAGACAGCGCATTCACTGGAATCTTGGAATGGAGGTGTTCTTGTGATGGTTTCCGGTTCTGTGCAAGTAAAGAATTTAAGTGGCAAGGGGAAATTTATGCAGACATTTTTTCTTGCTCCTCAGGAGAAAGGTTATTTTGTCCTTAATGACATTTTTCACTTCGTTGATGAGGAACCAATTCACCATCATCCTGCCATTTTATTAGCCCAGAGCAACCTGGATGCGAAGTTTAACCCTTCTTCTATGATTGCAGAGCCAG TTTCCAATTATTTGCTGGGTGGAGAAATTCAAGCAAGGGATTTTGTGGTCCCTGCTGATCTCAGAGAAAATGGTCCTATTGACAATTATAGTTTCACAGAGCAAGAGCTGCAACAAGTACCAGAACCTGAGACTGTTCTGGTTGACAATGCTGCTGAAGAGAATGGTACATTTCAAAATTCATTCAAAACTGTGCAAGATCAATTGCCTGCTTCTGTCGAGGAACCTGTTGGAGAGCCCCAAAAGCACACTTATGCTTCTATT CTGCGGGTAGCTAAAGTGCAATCTGCAACATCAGTTTCTCCTCAGCCTACCGTTAACAAAAATGCGCTGCCTGCTTTGGAATCAAACCATGCTTCGCAGGCCACTCAGCAAGCAGTTGCATCATCAGATGCATTTGAGTGGTCTGGAGGAGAGACGATGGAAGAGTTTTCGGCCATTGAAGATGAAG ATGAAGTCAAGTCCGTTTATGTGAGAAACTTGCTACCTACTACATCAGAAGCTGAAATCGAGGAAGAATTCAGGAAATTTGGTGAGATCAAGCCTGATGGCGTTGTGATCCGAAGTCGCAAG GATGTTGGTGTATGCTATGCTTTTGTCGAATTTGAAGATATCTCGGGTGTTCATAACGCAGTCAGG GTGGGCACTGCACAGGTTGCCGGACGACCAGTATACATTGAAGAGCGGAGACCAAACAGCATCCCCTACCGAGTGGGAA GAGGGAGGGGTAGAGGAAGGGGCAGCTATCAAACAGATGCTCCTCGGGGACATTTTGGCGCTCGAAGTTTAGGTAGGGGAAGTGGTTACGATGGAAGTGACCGGGAGTACAGCAGAATGAGAGGAAATGGCTATCATAGACAAAGTCCTCGCCAAGACAGAGGGTTGTCAGCTCACCAGGTATCAAGGAGTGGACATTATCAATCGGAGTATGCAGCTTAG
- the LOC119997082 gene encoding auxin-responsive protein IAA13-like isoform X1: MEGAALGLLSCGGGGSSGGSTNESIVSKVEVVEQDQYVEATSYPTENEVELGLGLSLGGGGCGGGGGGKGKAGAWGECGRILTAKDFPSVLSHAHRGANACASPGIAVSGTKRAADSSPQEGGSPTGGSSQVVGWPPIGVHRMNSLVSQTKALKGEEEKSAVVGKDKSKDGSKKKICNGNKTGIVSENEHLGFVKVNMDGVPIGRKVDLNAHAGYETLARTLEDMFLRSNSTLNSIGSGGENEQVKKSSKLLDGSRGFVLTYEDKDGDWMLVGDVPWGMFHSSVKRLRIMRTSEANGLDGKKEASLFSINAGPSKNPMR; this comes from the exons ATGGAAGGTGCTGCTCTTGGTTTACTtagttgtggtggtggtggttcctCTGGGGGCTCCACAAATGAGTCCATAGTGTCAAAAGTGGAGGTGGTGGAGCAAGATCAGTATGTGGAGGCAACTTCATACCCAACTGAGAATGAGGTTGAGTTGGGTTTAGGCCTGAgccttggtggtggtggttgtggaggtggtggtggtgggaagGGTAAGGCTGGTGCATGGGGTGAGTGTGGTAGAATCTTGACTGCCAAGGATTTTCCTTCTGTACTCTCTCATGCTCATAGAGGAGCTAATGCTTGTGCTTCCCCTGGGATTGCTGTTTCTGGGACAAAGAGAGCTGCTGATTCTTCTCCTCAAGAGGGTGGATCTCCTACTGGTGGCAG CAGTCAGGTTGTGGGATGGCCACCTATAGGGGTTCACAGGATGAACAGCTTGGTGAGCCAAACAAAGGCCCTAAAAGGTGAAGAAGAAAAGTCTGCAGTTGTTGGAAAAGACAAGTCTAAAGATGGttcaaagaagaaaatatgcAATGGCAACAAGACCGGTATTGTGAGCGAAAATGAGCATCTGGGATTTGTTAAGGTCAATATGGATGGAGTTCCTATAGGAAGGAAGGTGGATTTGAATGCTCATGCTGGCTATGAAACGTTAGCCCGAACTTTGGAGGACATGTTTCTTCGGTCCAACTCAACTCTCAATTCCATTG GATCGGGTGGAGAGAATGAACAAGTAAAAAAGTCGTCCAAGCTTTTGGATGGATCACGTGGATTTGTGCTCACGTATGAAGATAAGGACGGAGACTGGATGCTTGTGGGAGACGTTCCATGGGG GATGTTCCACAGTTCAGTCAAAAGGCTCCGAATCATGAGGACTTCCGAGGCTAATGGACTTG atggaaagaaagaagcaaGTTTGTTTAGCATCAACGCTGGCCCTTCCAAAAATCCGATGAGATGA
- the LOC119997082 gene encoding auxin-responsive protein IAA13-like isoform X3, with the protein MEGAALGLLSCGGGGSSGGSTNESIVSKVEVVEQDQYVEATSYPTENEVELGLGLSLGGGGCGGGGGGKGKAGAWGECGRILTAKDFPSVLSHAHRGANACASPGIAVSGTKRAADSSPQEGGSPTGGSSQVVGWPPIGVHRMNSLVSQTKALKGEEEKSAVVGKDKSKDGSKKKICNGNKTGIVSENEHLGFVKVNMDGVPIGRKVDLNAHAGYETLARTLEDMFLRSNSTLNSIGGENEQVKKSSKLLDGSRGFVLTYEDKDGDWMLVGDVPWGMFHSSVKRLRIMRTSEANGLDGKKEASLFSINAGPSKNPMR; encoded by the exons ATGGAAGGTGCTGCTCTTGGTTTACTtagttgtggtggtggtggttcctCTGGGGGCTCCACAAATGAGTCCATAGTGTCAAAAGTGGAGGTGGTGGAGCAAGATCAGTATGTGGAGGCAACTTCATACCCAACTGAGAATGAGGTTGAGTTGGGTTTAGGCCTGAgccttggtggtggtggttgtggaggtggtggtggtgggaagGGTAAGGCTGGTGCATGGGGTGAGTGTGGTAGAATCTTGACTGCCAAGGATTTTCCTTCTGTACTCTCTCATGCTCATAGAGGAGCTAATGCTTGTGCTTCCCCTGGGATTGCTGTTTCTGGGACAAAGAGAGCTGCTGATTCTTCTCCTCAAGAGGGTGGATCTCCTACTGGTGGCAG CAGTCAGGTTGTGGGATGGCCACCTATAGGGGTTCACAGGATGAACAGCTTGGTGAGCCAAACAAAGGCCCTAAAAGGTGAAGAAGAAAAGTCTGCAGTTGTTGGAAAAGACAAGTCTAAAGATGGttcaaagaagaaaatatgcAATGGCAACAAGACCGGTATTGTGAGCGAAAATGAGCATCTGGGATTTGTTAAGGTCAATATGGATGGAGTTCCTATAGGAAGGAAGGTGGATTTGAATGCTCATGCTGGCTATGAAACGTTAGCCCGAACTTTGGAGGACATGTTTCTTCGGTCCAACTCAACTCTCAATTCCATTG GTGGAGAGAATGAACAAGTAAAAAAGTCGTCCAAGCTTTTGGATGGATCACGTGGATTTGTGCTCACGTATGAAGATAAGGACGGAGACTGGATGCTTGTGGGAGACGTTCCATGGGG GATGTTCCACAGTTCAGTCAAAAGGCTCCGAATCATGAGGACTTCCGAGGCTAATGGACTTG atggaaagaaagaagcaaGTTTGTTTAGCATCAACGCTGGCCCTTCCAAAAATCCGATGAGATGA
- the LOC119997082 gene encoding auxin-responsive protein IAA13-like isoform X2, translating into MEGAALGLLSCGGGGSSGGSTNESIVSKVEVVEQDQYVEATSYPTENEVELGLGLSLGGGGCGGGGGGKGKAGAWGECGRILTAKDFPSVLSHAHRGANACASPGIAVSGTKRAADSSPQEGGSPTGGSQVVGWPPIGVHRMNSLVSQTKALKGEEEKSAVVGKDKSKDGSKKKICNGNKTGIVSENEHLGFVKVNMDGVPIGRKVDLNAHAGYETLARTLEDMFLRSNSTLNSIGSGGENEQVKKSSKLLDGSRGFVLTYEDKDGDWMLVGDVPWGMFHSSVKRLRIMRTSEANGLDGKKEASLFSINAGPSKNPMR; encoded by the exons ATGGAAGGTGCTGCTCTTGGTTTACTtagttgtggtggtggtggttcctCTGGGGGCTCCACAAATGAGTCCATAGTGTCAAAAGTGGAGGTGGTGGAGCAAGATCAGTATGTGGAGGCAACTTCATACCCAACTGAGAATGAGGTTGAGTTGGGTTTAGGCCTGAgccttggtggtggtggttgtggaggtggtggtggtgggaagGGTAAGGCTGGTGCATGGGGTGAGTGTGGTAGAATCTTGACTGCCAAGGATTTTCCTTCTGTACTCTCTCATGCTCATAGAGGAGCTAATGCTTGTGCTTCCCCTGGGATTGCTGTTTCTGGGACAAAGAGAGCTGCTGATTCTTCTCCTCAAGAGGGTGGATCTCCTACTGGTGGCAG TCAGGTTGTGGGATGGCCACCTATAGGGGTTCACAGGATGAACAGCTTGGTGAGCCAAACAAAGGCCCTAAAAGGTGAAGAAGAAAAGTCTGCAGTTGTTGGAAAAGACAAGTCTAAAGATGGttcaaagaagaaaatatgcAATGGCAACAAGACCGGTATTGTGAGCGAAAATGAGCATCTGGGATTTGTTAAGGTCAATATGGATGGAGTTCCTATAGGAAGGAAGGTGGATTTGAATGCTCATGCTGGCTATGAAACGTTAGCCCGAACTTTGGAGGACATGTTTCTTCGGTCCAACTCAACTCTCAATTCCATTG GATCGGGTGGAGAGAATGAACAAGTAAAAAAGTCGTCCAAGCTTTTGGATGGATCACGTGGATTTGTGCTCACGTATGAAGATAAGGACGGAGACTGGATGCTTGTGGGAGACGTTCCATGGGG GATGTTCCACAGTTCAGTCAAAAGGCTCCGAATCATGAGGACTTCCGAGGCTAATGGACTTG atggaaagaaagaagcaaGTTTGTTTAGCATCAACGCTGGCCCTTCCAAAAATCCGATGAGATGA